A segment of the Candidatus Protochlamydia naegleriophila genome:
GCATCGTAAACAGGATAGTCGGAGCTGTCTTGTTCAATAGAATGGGCATCTTTGGCGAGAGGAGGCTGGGTTTGAGATTCCTGGGCCATACTTAATGAGGCTGAAAAGAGCGTTAAGAACAAGAAAGGGATGAGAAGATATTGTTTCATAGCTATAATGATGACCATTAATGTTAAAAGATGGCAAAACGTCGAACAAAGCGAAATGTAACACTACCCATAAAAGAGTTTTTTCCTATGTTTTTTCACCCTGTTCAGGGAATTATCGCCTTGGATATCGATGGTACGGTAACAGCAGAAGCAGAGCACATTCCTCCCGATGTCATTCAGTTTTTACACTCTCTCTATCAAAAGGGATGGCAAGTTATTTTTATCACAGGACGCCCCTTTCAATGGGGGATGCGTTCGTTGCAAAGGCTTCCCTTTCCCTATGCTGTGGCTGTGCAAAATGGTGCTCTTTTGGTAGAGATGCCGGCAGAGAAAATTTTGGCAAGAAAGTATCTTTCTCATGCGGACATCTCCAATATGGAAGTTATCTGTTCTCAGCACCATACCGATTTCGTGGTCTATGGAGGGTATGAGAATCAAGATCACTGCTATTACCGTCCTAAAAAATTTCCATCTAATGTTTTGGAATACGTGCAAAAGCGGACGGCCCAACTTGGTGAAAAATGGCAGCCCATGCAAACCTTTGAGCACTTGCCCACCTCTTCTTTCGCCTCTTTCAAATGCTTTGCCAAAGAACGAGCCGCCTTTTTACTAAGCGAACAGATCGAGCAAGAACTCGCTCTCCATGCTCCGCTCATTCGCGATCCTTTTAGCACCGACTATTTTGTCGTACAAGTCACCCACCCTGACGCAACGAAAGGAGCGGCTTTAAAAGAATATGTGAAGTTAAAAGGGATAAAGACTCCAGTTATAGCCGCCGGTGACGACCTTAACGACTATTCGCTTTTGAAAGCAGCGACAATAAAAATTGCGATGAGCAATGCACCGCAAAAGCTTTTATCGATTGCCGATATCGTGGCTCCTCCTGCCAGTGAACAGGGCATTATTGAAGGCTTGACCAAGGCCTTGACACATCTTTCTCAAAATAAAGGGGGCAGCCATGGTTGATCGTCCACTTGCAACCGTTGGCGGATTAATCATTGCCGATGATGGCGATCTTTTTCTTGTTCGTTCGAAAAAATGGAAAGACCTTTATTCATTGCCTGGCGGCAAAGTTGAGTGGGGGGAGCGGCTAGAAGATGCTTTTCAGAGAGAAGTGAGGGAAGAAACTGGGTTGGAAATTACCGATATTCGCTTTGCCTTTGTTCAAGAATGCATTGCCTCTCCTGAGTTTTGGCAGCCTCGACACTTTGTCATGAACGACTTCATTGCCAAATTAGACTCTTCATGCGCTAAAACGACCGTTGTTTTAAACGACGAAGCTTATGAATTTATCTGGGTACAGCCCAAAGAAGCTCTTAATTTACCCCTGCATCGTGAATGTCGCGTGCTCATCGAATGGTATTTGTCTCATAATCCATTTAGAAAGCCTCGCTTGGGAGTCATTGGATTTGAGCACCATCATGTACGCTGTAAAATCGGTGTGTATCCTCATGAACGCACGCAAGAGCAAGATCTCTATTTTGATGTTAAAGCGGAGATTGATTTTGCAACACCTGCCGCCACAGACAATGTTCAAGACACCTTGGACTATACTCAACTGACTGATCTCTGCACAAAAGTGGCTCAAGAAGGCGGCTATCAATTATTAGAAACCCTTGCTTGTACGATCATGAATCGTATCTTTGCGCTTTTCAAAGTTCGATGGGTTAAGATTCGCATTAAGAAACCGGCTGCCATTCCAAGCGCTGAATACGCTGTCATAGAAATTGAAGAGCGCAAGGAGGGATGAGAGTGGCTTGGACATTGGTGACAGGAGGTGCTAAAGGGCTTGGAGCCGATTTGTGCCATACTCTTGCGAAAGAAGGGTATTCAATTGCCGTCCATTATAACCGAAGTGAAAAAGAGGCCTTGGAAGTAGTAAAGCACTGTCAAGCATTTGGAGTGGAGGCAGTTGCGATTCAAGGCGACTTTTCATCGTTAGACTCCCTTTTGGACTTTACTGGAAGATATGTGAAGCAATTTCCCGATACCCGGCATCTAATCAATAATGTGGGCAACTATTTAATTAAATCGGCTGTTCTGACTGAAGTTGACGAGTGGATGGCTCTATTTCAGACCAATCTTCATACTCCTTTCGTTTTAATTAAAGAGCTTTTGCCTTCTTTGACTAATTTGAAGGGGCAGATTATCAATATTGGGATTTGCGGGCTGGAAACTCATCAGGCTCGAACCTATTCAACGGCTTATAGCATGACCAAGGCTGGTTTATTGATGCTAACGCGTTCACTTGCAAAAGAGCTGGCCCCGCAAGGCGTCCGCGTTAATATGATTTCGCCAGGCCATTTATCGACCTCGATCAACTTGCCGGAGGCTTGCAAGCTTCCCATGGGGCGGCCAGCCACGTGCTGGGAGGTGAGCCGCGTTGCGGCCTTTTTACTTCACCCGGACAGCGCTTATTTAACAGGACAAAACATCGAAGTTGCAGGAGGCGTCGGCTTATCATGATCAACGAAAAAACGGACCAGACGGAGCGCTTAAAAGTGCTTATAGACAAGGCTTTATTATCAGGGCGTGCTTTTCAGAGCTCCCAAACAGGTTTCGTGCATTATTACAACAGCCTGCCTGTTCCAGCTATTCATCAGACCATTCCCCTTTATGAGAATGGTTTGTTTGTCTTGGCTCTCTTGCGTTCACGCCTCGTAGAAAATATGAATGAGGCAAAGGAGCTTTTAGATAAGCTCTTAAATTTTCAAGCTATTCAAGGTGAAGCAGAAGGTAATTTTCCCTTCTATGTGCACGAGTATCCTTTTTGTTATGACTCTGAAGTGGGAGTGAGGCTAATTGCCCCCTTTTACTGGATTTTAAAGCAGTTTGGACATGTGCTGGGGCTTGACTTAAAGCAAAAGCTTGAAAAAAGATTAGCCAATCTCGTGCGCTATGGAATTCGAACACATGCCGAGCATCCTTTCCCCTATTCTTTGGCGGCTCGTTTAGCGGCGGGCTTGCAAGCGTGCGGAGGGTTGTTGAAGAACCAAGAGTGGCTGGAAAAAGGCATAAGCTTATGGAAAGAGCTTTCTCAGCCGTCGATTAGCTGGTACGCGACTGTCTATTTGGCAGATCTCTTAATTGCGCATCAGATGGTTGGGATGCAAGACTCGGATTGGAAGTCTTTTTGGAGCTTTGTCAATGGTTCTTGGCATCCTCAGTTAAGCTGTTATATTGGTCCGTGCGTGAGGGAATGGCAAAATAAAGATGAGCCTCAAGCAAATCTCTATGACCTTTTCATGGGCTTTTTTTGCGGCCACTTTTCGCACAGAGTGGAGGCTCTTGGCATTTATCACCTGCAAGGGAGCTTGATTCAATCGCAGATTCCTGCAGGTATTGAAAGCCAATGTTCTCATCAACTATCTGGGCTCTACAAAGAGCAAATGTGGCAGCTAGCTGGAGATTCAACACAGGCCTATGCGTTATTGGAAAAGAAAGGCCATGCTGGCCCGATTGGCGAAAAAACGATAACCCCTTTTCGTTTAGCCTGGGGTGCACCAGAGCGTCTTCATACTCTAGTTTGCCAAGGTGGAAAATACAGCCAGGCCAGCTATCAAACGCATGAAGCCGGCCGGTGTTTGGAGCTCTTTTTTTATTTTGGCGAAGAGTCGGAAAAAGAGGAAAAGGATAGGCAGCGAGACATTTGCTTTTATTGGGATGATCATCCTGATTGGCAGGTGCGCGTTGAGGGGGAAATGTCCAATACTTTCGAATTCGGCAAAGAGCTTTCTTTCAGTTTTGACAATGGAAAAACGCTTTTAATGACTTTTGAGCTCGCTGAAGGGGAGGGCCAATTTTTTGGCCATATAGCACGAGGTAATCGGCCTTCGCAATTGAAGTTGATCAGCGAGGAAAAGCACTTTCAAGCTTACGATGCCTTGCTTTTTGTCCGGACAGTTAGGCGAAAGACGCCTTGTTTGATTAAAGCCACGCTCAAGTTTACTTAAAGCGTACCGTTAGATGGCGAGACAGGAGCAACCCCCAATTCATAGATGAGCTTCATTTCCTTATTAGACTTTTTGCGACATTCCATGCGGCTGTTAAAATGCTCATTTTTGACAGCTTTTTTGATGAATTTTGCGACCATGTGTACACATATGCTCTCAAAATTCTACAGAAGATCTGTTCCAAAATATCTCATTTTTCCAACCAAAGCAAATTCTGCAAGAAGTCTCTTATTTAGAATTGTATTGGTCGGCTTTTTCTTAATCCAATTGGTTGGCTGTTGTCCAGGCTCGGCAAGCTACCGAGCCTTCTATGCTCATTTGCATCAGCCGCGTCCTTGCGTGTGTCCTATGGAAGAGGAGGAATACTTTCTCGTCATTTTAGTCAATGCTCGCCATCTCGACTACACCGACACGTGTTCTTTTTTTCATACCGTTGCCAAGCATCCAAGTGATGGAAGTACGACGGGCGATTTAGGCCATGCCTGGATCTATTTGCAAGGAAAAATAGGTGGGCAGACTCATGTTTTAGAAGGGGGGCATTCGGGAGAGCGTGGCCGTTTGCAGGCGCGCTATTTTGATGGCATCATGAATTACAATGACTGGGGATATGCCAATCCAACCATCGCACAAATGCAAAATCCCCGCTATGAGCCCAATCCAGTCAAGTATTTGTGGTCGACTTTAAATGATGGGTTCTTTCAAAAAGGAGCGGGTGGACATCGGCCTACTTATGCTGCCAAGGTCTCCTTGACCAAGCAGCAGTATCATCTCATTGTGAATTTTATCCGTTCCTATCCCTATCAATTCTATTCACTGACTCAGCAGCAATGTTCGACTTTTGTGTCTCAAGTTGCTTCTTTGGCAGACTTTTACGTTGAATCGATGACGCCTATGACAATCCAGCCACGCGTTTATTATGGAGGGGTTTGGGTCCGGCTATGGGATGATCCATCTTATGCCTGCATCGCGCTTGCGACACCTGATTTGATCGAAAAAGGATTGATGAAGGCCGTGAAGGATGGGCGTGCCGAGTATGCATTGGATTGGTACTTGCGCAGAAACAAGAGGCAAGCTAGATCCTCTTCCCGTATGCAAAATTAAATCAACCTTAAGTCATGCTCAATGAGAGTAGAAAACAATTACCTCTATGATCTAGATGTTATGTAAAGAGCATAAGGATTCACTCTTTCCCATGAGCTTCGTTTTTTCCCAAAAATAATCCTATTTTTTCTGCACTCAGTCGCTTTTCTAGTTAATAGTGGTAAAGCTAACTTTCGCAAATAAATAGCAATTAAATATTTGAAGGAGATTCACCAAGAGACAATAGCAGTAACATACGTCTTAATGCTTGCGGGTCCTAAAGTATCATCTAAGTAAAAGCAATAAAAATGAGCTATAGTCAATTTTGGATAGAGTACTTCATAGATGGGTGGAGCAGGGAGTCAATGATTTATCATTCTCTCTGCCTCTCTGTGCTTCCCCCGTCTTTTGCCTTAACTCTATTGAGAAAAAACTTCATAATCTTGGCTCACAAAAGCTTCTCTAGTCGTTTTTAAAGAATGGCTCTTTTATCAAGCTTTTATTTGACCAAGAAAAGATAAGTCGCTAGCATAAAATTTTTAGACCCTCAACACCCACTAAAAAGGCGGTTTTCTTGTTTTAGTTAATATTTAGTTTCAATTGAAAGCTTGTAAAAGGGGTGATGATGGTTTTTCAAGATTATAGTAATAGTATTTGGAATTCTAATTTATTCTCAGATTGGTGTGTCGATAAAGTCTATGACTATGCAAAGGCCGAAAATCAATCCCTTGTCAAAGCTCGGATGATGGCAGCGACCATGCCCGTCTTTTTAGCGTTACAGCTGTCATTTGAACTAGTCTTAAGTATTCCAAGAACGATTGTTGTCATTGCTGTTTCTACCCACTTTATTGTTTGCCTAGCCAAAGGCCAAGGACGAAGTCAGGAAAAACAAGAGTTGCTAAATATAGCAACACAAGTAGGCAATGTTGTTGTCAAAACAGTAAAAATAGCATCCCTTCTCTTATTTGGTGCTTTAGGTTTGATCGCAGCTGGACTCATCCTCCCAAGTGCTACAATGCGACAATTAGCTATTTGGAATATTGTTTCCTCGAGGATGCAATTCTTCA
Coding sequences within it:
- a CDS encoding HAD-IIB family hydrolase; the protein is MAKRRTKRNVTLPIKEFFPMFFHPVQGIIALDIDGTVTAEAEHIPPDVIQFLHSLYQKGWQVIFITGRPFQWGMRSLQRLPFPYAVAVQNGALLVEMPAEKILARKYLSHADISNMEVICSQHHTDFVVYGGYENQDHCYYRPKKFPSNVLEYVQKRTAQLGEKWQPMQTFEHLPTSSFASFKCFAKERAAFLLSEQIEQELALHAPLIRDPFSTDYFVVQVTHPDATKGAALKEYVKLKGIKTPVIAAGDDLNDYSLLKAATIKIAMSNAPQKLLSIADIVAPPASEQGIIEGLTKALTHLSQNKGGSHG
- the folB gene encoding dihydroneopterin aldolase gives rise to the protein MVDRPLATVGGLIIADDGDLFLVRSKKWKDLYSLPGGKVEWGERLEDAFQREVREETGLEITDIRFAFVQECIASPEFWQPRHFVMNDFIAKLDSSCAKTTVVLNDEAYEFIWVQPKEALNLPLHRECRVLIEWYLSHNPFRKPRLGVIGFEHHHVRCKIGVYPHERTQEQDLYFDVKAEIDFATPAATDNVQDTLDYTQLTDLCTKVAQEGGYQLLETLACTIMNRIFALFKVRWVKIRIKKPAAIPSAEYAVIEIEERKEG
- a CDS encoding SDR family NAD(P)-dependent oxidoreductase, which translates into the protein MRVAWTLVTGGAKGLGADLCHTLAKEGYSIAVHYNRSEKEALEVVKHCQAFGVEAVAIQGDFSSLDSLLDFTGRYVKQFPDTRHLINNVGNYLIKSAVLTEVDEWMALFQTNLHTPFVLIKELLPSLTNLKGQIINIGICGLETHQARTYSTAYSMTKAGLLMLTRSLAKELAPQGVRVNMISPGHLSTSINLPEACKLPMGRPATCWEVSRVAAFLLHPDSAYLTGQNIEVAGGVGLS